From Brachyhypopomus gauderio isolate BG-103 unplaced genomic scaffold, BGAUD_0.2 sc40, whole genome shotgun sequence, one genomic window encodes:
- the lonrf1 gene encoding LON peptidase N-terminal domain and RING finger protein 1 has translation MSVQKPKRSCSSEERGGFFIPSGAEGECGDEDRVDQHTLILLQADGLASQNRLKEAIKMFTVALRNDSVRPDQLSTLVGCILRNFKKNAEETAPLVGESCEERNKDEFECPGCRRFIGEPVTISCGHSYCRACLLQDLLPKCGVCGQEIGTKPGEIRLNVVLSGLLEKWFPEDMKTRRRTGEVEELLSAQHFLQAAALATQLLQADSSNVRLRMCRAEAYHGLQHYHRALEDWDTCLSVAPSLQGYFCKAKVLQDMGRLDESLQLFLQCLAVDESFQQAKREVERILHGLLSPACENMQSKTTHMPSTHLLSEAQEVPAQVWIDPRASSASPSPRPHEKLSRPESPERSGLNRAHSLRAHGLGGAEKEGLKRVCSAPQLGEKGTLLKRKLSGSEAWPGLPSCHSNKQKRQGVTAAVTLMVNEETKVHRTVPRNLLDPNDFECSLCMRLLYEPVTTPCGHTFCKSCLQRCLDHSPQCPLCKESLRMYLSCRTYCSTWLLEYIIRQYLPQEYVERHRLHTEETKELSDLQRSVPIFVCTMAYPTVPCPLHVFEPRYRLMMRRCVETGTRQFGMCIHDARKGFADYGCMLHIRTVHYLPDGRSVVDTVGGKRFRVLSRSMRDGYCTAHVDYLQDHRVVDEVEVLRLQELYDQVYGQARVWFHTLENRFRNQILQHFGPMPEREDDIQVPPNGPACCWWLLAVLPVDPRYQLSLLSMTTLKERLVKIQHILTYLQNTHNA, from the exons ATGTCGGTGCAGAAGCCCAAGCGGAGCTGCTCGTCAGAGGAGCGGGGAGGGTTCTTCATCCCGTCCGGGGCggagggagagtgtggagaTGAAGACCGTGTGGACCAGCACACACTCATTCTGCTCCAAGCGGACGGGCTGGCGTCCCAGAACCGTCTGAAGGAAGCGATCAAGATGTTTACCGTGGCGCTGCGCAACGACTCGGTTCGCCCGGACCAGCTGAGCACTTTGGTGGGCTGCATCCTGCGAAACTTCAAGAAGAACGCAGAAGAAACGGCCCCTCTGGTGGGAGAAAGTTGTGAGGAGCGGAACAAGGATGAGTTTGAGTGTCCGGGCTGCCGCAGGTTCATAGGGGAGCCCGTCACCATCTCCTGCGGACACTCCTACTGCAGAGCGTGTTTACTGCAGGACCTGCTGCCCAAATGTGGAGTGTGCGGCCAGGAGATCGGCACCAAGCCCGGAGAGATCCGACTCAATGTGGTTTTAAGTGGACTTCTAGAAAAGTGGTTTCCAGAGGACATGAAAACAAGGCGGAGGACGGGCGAGGTGGAGGAGCTACTGAGCGCCCAGCATTTCCTCCAGGCGGCGGCCCTGGCCACGCAGCTGCTGCAGGCCG ACTCCAGTAACGTGAGGTTGCGGATGTGTCGAGCAGAGGCGTATcatgggctccagcactaccaCCGAGCCCTGGAGGACTGGGACACCTGTCTGAGTGTGGCCCCCTCTCTCCAG GGTTATTTCTGCAAAGCTAAAGTCTTGCAGGACATGGGGAGATTGGATGAGTCTCTACAGCTGTTCCTTCAGTGCCTTGCTGTGGACGAGAGCTTCCAGCAGGCCAAGAGGGAAGTTGAGAGG ATTCTTCATGGTCTTTTGTCTCCAGCCTGTGAAAACATGCAGAGCAAAACCACCCACATGCcttccacacacctgctcagtgaGGCCCAGGAGGTGCCCGCCCAGGTGTGGATTGACCCTCGAGCTTCTTCTGCCAGCCCTTCCCCTCGGCCCCATGAG AAGCTCAGCAGGCCAGAGAGTCCAGAGCGGTCTGGACTGAACCGGGCCCACTCCTTACGGGCTCATGGTCTCGGCGGGGCTGAGAAGGAGGGGCTTAAGAGGGTCTGCTCCGCCCCTCAGCTGGGTGAAAAGGGCACACTGCTGAAGAGAAAGCTGTCTGGCTCGGAGGCGTGGCCTGGTCTGCCCAGTTGCCACAGCAACAAGCAAAAGCGACAAGGAG TGACTGCAGCCGTAACCCTGATGGTTAACGAGGAGACCAAAGTCCATCGAACAGTGCCTAGAAACCTGCTGGACCCCAATGACTTTGAGTGTTCGTTGTGCATGAG GCTGTTGTATGAGCCAGTGACGACACCCTGTGGACACACCTTCTGTAAGAGCTGCCTACAGCGATGTTTGGACCACAGTCCACAGTGTCCTCTCTGCAAAGAGAGTCTCAGAATG TATCTCTCCTGTAGGACATATTGCTCCACCTGGCTTTTGGAGTACATTATTAGGCAGTACCTGCCTCAGGAGTATGTGGAGAGACACCGACTCCACACTGAGGAAACTAAAGAACTCTCTGA TCTCCAGAGGAGTGTTCCCATCTTCGTGTGTACGATGGCGTACCCCACCGTGCCGTGTCCTCTTCACGTGTTCGAGCCTCGTTACCGTCTGATGATGCGTCGCTGCGTGGAGACGGGCACACGCCAGTTCGGCATGTGTATCCATGACGCCCGCAAAGG CTTTGCGGACTATGGCTGCATGCTCCATATCCGGACTGTGCACTACCTGCCGGACGGGCGCTCTGTGGTGGACACCGTTGGGGGGAAGAGGTTCCGCGTGCTGTCCCGGAGCATGAGGGACGGGTACTGCACCGCTCACGTGGACTACCTGCAGGACCACAGG GTGGTAGATGAGGTGGAGGTGCTCCGTCTGCAGGAACTCTATGATCAGGTGTATGGCCAGGCCCGTGTGTGGTTCCACACTCTGGAGAACCGCTTCCGTAACCAGATCCTGCAGCACTTTGGCCCCATGCCAGAGAGAGAAGACGATATCCAG GTGCCCCCAAATGGTCCAGCCTGCTGCTGGTGGCTGTTGGCTGTTCTTCCGGTGGATCCACGCTATCAGCTCTCTCTGCTCTCCATGACGACGCTGAAGGAAAGACTCGTTAAGATCCAGCACATCCTCACCTACCTACAGAATACACACAATGCGTAA